The sequence TCTAATGGCCTTGAGATTTGTGAAACtcgaatttgtgatttttataaagCAAACTTATGGTCTGACCATTTGAAATACATCTCTTATAGTTTACACATATTTTATAACAAGATAAACTTGttataattaaaaggaaatgaaggtgtaaataaaatataaatcatctTTTATAGTAAGATAAACTTCTTAATGATTTAAAGTTAAACAACCTTTAATCATGATATATAGATCCATTttcgttgtttttctttttaggtttCACATTTTATGATATATGCTTTCaattaacttaaataaaaagatttggttTAAATATTCTCACTTTTAAGTTTTTGTCTGAAAagataatcttaattaatttctttaacgTATTTCACACTTGTCATCACATGATGGGAACatactatttaaaaatgtaatttaatttttggctAATTTATCGGTTTTGCATATATGTGTATATGATGGACAATTTAAggtaatgttttaatttaatagctTTATCCACAAATTAAGGTAGCACCACGTacgcaaaacaaaaaaaaagaagatattgaTTGATGTTTCAACAAGACGTTGGTGGTTCCTAGTTCAATCAATGTTCCATAATCATGACTTCCAACCAGCGGCTGGTATTTACACACCATTCTCCGTCCATGGTATTGtttgaaagtgatttttaatcctgttttttttttttttgttaatttttttaaaattatatatttttagtatttttaaatagttttgatatgatgatataacaataaaattttaaaaataaaaataatattattttaatatttttttcaagtgaaaaatattttgaaaaacaattattaccagATTCTTAAACTGAGTTTTGAAACCAAACTTAGCCTAAGGCTTAGGTCATGGGATTTTCTAGGTCACCGGATTTTAAccaggtcatttttttttttttttatgaattaaaatgatattattttaataaaaaaaaattaacaaattacaACCAGATTTTATAAAGTTAACCACCAAAATCACCTCCAATTATaactttctctatttttttttaaatccaactcAGTTTCAACATCAAGTTAACAGGGAGGAACCGGTCAAGTGAGGTCGGATTTCAAAATTATTCTCTTAACCATTCTCCATAATTCCAAGCACTTGAAAACAACATGGGCTACACAAATGCTTTTTCTAGTTCAATCAATGTTCCATATAATCATGACATCTAACCAGCGGCTGGTATTTACACATCATTCTCCGTCCATAGTATTATTAGGAAGTGACTTTtaatctgtttttattttaaattattaaaaaataattttttaaatatttttgtattgttttaatatactaatattaaaaataaaattttaaaaataaaaaaatattttttaatacttttttattttaaaaaatatttttaaaaaaatcattatcataattttaaacatttttttataactctAAACACATGAAAACAACCTGGCTATGCacgcaaatatatatataaaacatttaaagtaatttatttttattaatgtactGGTCTCatacataatataatatttcaaatttttttaaaaaattattttaattaatgtgtaAACTATCATAAGACCATAAAGATTTATAAAGAtcggaaaagaaagaaagatagatAAACTTATTTAGTTTATATCATTTCATAATTgtgtattttaataatttaaaattatttttttgttaataattcatTCAATAAAACTCTATATttgagaaataatttaaattagcGTAAATAGTTAAATGTCATGCAATTGTTATGTTAATTGGATATAATATTGACAAACAATTCTCACAGAATGATGTTATGTGACATGCACATGACcaattaatgaaaagaaaatctctCGCCTAATCCTTAATTAAGCTGCTTTGCACGTGACTTTtcatcccctctctctttctctaatcGTTAGACACAAACatatttaatctaaaatttaaatccaaATTTCTCCCAATAAACCATTAGAAACTCTTTCAAAATTGGATACGACTTGAACCCATTAATTACctaaacactttgaaaaattaattgaagatgtttttattatttatatgaataataaacacattaatatacttgtttaattttttgctgTAATTTAGATGATTGACAAGCATATATAAGTGTAGGTGTTGCGGGTTAAAGAGCTGGTAgaggaaataaaaacaaaataaacaaatgcaaacaacaattaaaataaataaataaaaagttaagtgTGCACGGTCTATTATTGGTGGGCCAAGTGTTAGGCTTGacccctttttatcattttctatttttttttttggttttttgacttttctaaaaaattcactAGTTTCCTTTACTTTTCAGTTTTGAATGGTTCttaaatactattataaattttttatttgagtttcaataatttatttttcaattattttataaatgatatgaaattaaataatcatgctagtaataaattattcataaaaattgattttttttttagaatttctaAATAGATTTGAaacatattttagatttaataataatatcaaggaATTTCCTTAaacttgcatatttatttttatatttagaagaATCTTGGTTCCGCACGTAAGCATAAAACTAGTATAATAACTATTAAACCGAACTCAACCAATTTTACAATCGTATCAAATAATTGAACTATTCACCGTAATTAAATACCTAACAAAGGCTATCAATATTTATCCATTGAGCAGACAACGTACGTGGCAATTGTAAAAATATCCCCCTCTTCTACTTCTACACCGCCAATATTCGAAACCGTAACCTAACaccaaaacacacacacagtcacacacacacactcacactcCGTCACATCGCATTTTCGTTTCTCCTCTTTGCCTTCCTTCCTGGGTTACcctaaaagaaaaagggaaaccGAAATCCTCTAACAATCAAAGCTAGACGCAGAAAGTGAAGTTGAGAGCTCGGATAGATAAGGGATATTGAGAGagatcttcttttctttctacaaCAAGAGGAGAAATTAACCATGTCATATGTGGTGGGGGTAGCTTCTCAAGAGAACCACGAGGAGAACAACAACGAACGGCTAGATTTGACTCACCGCATGGATCCAACGTCCACAGATATGCTACTCCCTCATGAAACTCTTCTCAGAGCTGCCATTTCTCTCAAGAACCAGGTATGCATTTCTTATGTTTTTGCCTCTGTACAGGTCGACCTTGTAGTCCTCTGTTCATGGGTTcttgtcataaaaaataaaaaaaaaacttgagaagaTGACTTAAGCAAGAGAgatgtctattttattttaatttctacaaACATTAAAAATGAATTGTAATGCATGTTGCCGTCCGATAACccataattttcttttgttttggccGGATTAGTCCATTTGTAGATGAGCTAACAGTTTATCTGGCACTCTTTATCTTTCGAGAAATATTAAgtttgaaactctttttttttttttgtaacaaaagaatctttttcttcaatgaaattaaaagtttacatatttagtatttttCCCAACTTTATATGCAGAACATCTAAAAGGAATTTTCATCAccatttttcttcaacttttttacCATCATGgtaaataacaaatatacaaTAAGTATCATacttgagggtctagcccaTTGGTCAACAGCAAAACTTGTCTTTAcgaaggtcctgggttcgatcctcaagagtaccagcctgtcacccctgcggtgccttacctgtctactgggcttgcaggatgttcagtggacccggggaatagtcgtggtgcgcgtaagctggcccggacaccccgggttacaaaaaaaaaaaaatatatacaataagtatcttttaagaaaaaagaaattatattaaaaaattacaggGCGTCTCGTGAGCGTGTGGTTTGGGCGATCTAAGGCAGGTCAATTATTGTGTTGTACTATGCAGGTAGTTGAAGTGACGTGGGAAAGAGATGGTAAAACAGGTACGGGTATTGACCCGACAGTGTATACGGGTTTGCTCGGGACAGCTTTCACCTGCATGCGGTCGTACGAAGTTACCGGTGACGAGCAGGACTTGCTATTGTGCTCCGAAATTGTTGACACATGTTCCGTTTCCGCACGGACCTCCTCTAGGTAAATTATGGGCTGTGACCCAGAATATTCACGTATTCGTACTTCACTATGCCGACATGAATTATGGTATTTGTGTAAAAAATGAGGTTAAATCTTAAAGACAACATTTTAGAGaatttaaaagaatgaaaaatgttGCTCTAAAACAACTGGATTGTTCTAATAATTATTCACCATTGGATTTCAAATCTTACCTAGTTAAGAGTCTCTGTATTCcgtggaaaatgttttttttagtatgaaaccaccattagaaaataaattaatgaaaaacagTGTAATTCTTTTATTACCATCATTTTTGGATTgtgtttgaaaagtaatttttttcatagcaaaaatatacataagaaagaaaacattttcgCAAAATAAATATGCATCAATCTTCTAATTATGGCACACATAAGTTGTTTTAAGTGAATGAAAAGATTTAATCCGGGTatgtaaaagatattttaagagTGTCActcattaaattatatataaaaaaagagcaataaatatttctttctttctttcttttggttaGGTATCTTGATTAAGGGCTATAAATAAATCTAAGTTATCAACCTCCCCATTGAATGAGTTTCCACGTGAATGATTAGTAAGTCTTGCTTCAGTTCCATTTCAGTGAATGTCCACATCGTTCATGTGGAAACAAATTCAATAACTTCGGTGGTCCAATTTGTTTAAATCAAGCAACTTTTGTCTCCTAAATTAACCAAAATGGTTATGGACTGACACTGCCGATTATCAAATCTTCTGTGTGAAATCCACACGGGGTGTGTTGTTGTAACAAGCAAATTAAATCAATAGCTCAAAGAAATCTCAGATGCAGGAAGGTTGATATGATAGAATAAGATGAAGCAATGATggatgagtattttttttttttttttgaaattagagAAATGACCACCCTGATTGCACagcaatgattttttcttttggctctgttttcttttgtcccctctctctctctctctctgatatGGTTGAAGTGGTGGATGTATAGGCACATCACCTTCTTATGTGGAAGAGGAGGTTTATATGCACTTGGAGCCGTGGCTGCTAGCTACAAGGGGGACCGCAGAAGACGTGACTTCTTTTTGAATCTTTTCCTTGAGGTACCATCAAATATATCCATTTTCATCTCTATCAATTCCTAATATCCTctgtcaaatatatatatagcataatATCTTGCCTACccagaagaaaacaaatttaagatATAGGAATATCTTTTGGGGCCATGAAAGATGCTTGATCCAAGCATGTCGTTCATAAAACCCAATTATATGAGTTAGCTGTTCACATATACTTGCACATGACCCTTTTCTTCAGAGAAGAGCTTTTACTGAATTTCTTCCCCTGTGGATCCAGTTCTATACATTTTATATTTGTCCGTCATCCAAAATCCTTCACTGCGGTTGGCAACACTTACTCGACATTACTTTCTTGAAGTTTATTGGTACCTTAGAGgcattcataaaaaagaaaaaagaatctgGACAATCACAATTGGATCTTTCAAGCAATATGAGCTAATAATCACTCTACTGCCAAGCTCAGACCTAACACTAATGAGACGATTGCTTTAATTGTTATTATGGATGCCTATAGAATGGGAAGGCATCATTTTAACTTAGAAACTGATCAATTTGTTGCTTTCCAGATGTGGCCCAAcaccttatcttcttgtctactGTAGGTAATTTATTCCTTCTTTTTGGGAATGTGGTCCAGTAGTCTTGTGGGAACTTAGCGTAAATGCTCAGTCCGTTGCCATATATGCAAGCAAACAACTGGTGTTGTGCATAGTGTCTTCGTCAATTCCAAATTTCCTTTTTCCACGTGTTGAAAATGATAGGTGCCTCCAATGTTTGGTGCCGGTACACTGCTATGACTCGTACTATTCTATGATACAAGCTTATAGCTCACCGTAGTGGGTGGGGACACCTTTGAGTCATGAGACATTAGTTTTGGCCTCCGTGGTTCAATCTGATACAGTACCCACTTGCAGTTTGTCTGTTCGTTGAATTATTAGCTAGGTTGCCTTTGCCCTTCGGAAGGCAAAGAGTTAGATGCACCGTCCATTATACCATGAACATCTGCGCTTGTTCTGGATTTCACTAAACATTTACCTTCTCTTCACTTCGGTGCCTGGTAGCATGGCTTTAATTGCCAGATTATTATATCTTATTATTGAACACTTTAAATTAACGTTTTAGTAATCTTCTCATACGTCTTTCTTTCCGGCCCTTAATTTGGAAGCGGCAGTAGTTCCAAACAAAATAAGATGATGATATAATTCCACAAATTGAAGGGGTCCTTCTGTTTCATGAgctgttaacttttttttccctatcaGGACTCCTGCTCTTATGCTAGAACTAGAAGTACAGTATCTCAGGGGATAATTGATGGGGCAACATGCCTTGTCCTTTTCTAAACCATcaggtttaaaaataattatgatttttcatccAACCTAATCTGCTTAACCTCATCAAAATGACGATGATTTTTCACCTAATCTATAACTGGGACAGTTTTTGTCAACTGACTCAATCCAATGGAAAACAACAATCTTACTATATGTTTGACTGATTTATAGGTTGCACAAGAGAGAGCCCTCCCCGTTGGACCTGAGGAAGGTGGTTTTGGGATGTCGTATGAGCTTATGTATGGGAGAGCTGGGTTTTTATGGGCTGCTTTGTTCATCAACAAGCATCTTGGCGAAGGGACATTGCCTTGTGATCTTCTTATGCCTGTTGTTGATGCTGTTTTAGCTGGGGGAAGGGCAGGGGCATCTGATAATGCTGCTTGCCCACTGATGTACAGATGGCATGGGACCAGATACTGGGGTGCGGCCAATGGCCTTGCTGGAATCTTGCAAGTGCTACTTCACTTTCCTCTCTCCATTGAGGATGTCGAGGATGTTAAGGCAACTTTAAGGTACATGATGAGCAACCGGTTCCCTCATAGTGGAAATTACCCTTCAAGCGAAGGAAACCCGAGGGACAAATTGGTGCAGTGGTCTCATGGTGCAACTGGCATGGCCATCACCCTCTGCAAGGCATCTGAGGTAGGCAATTGATACTCAGTCAAGTTCATTTGATAGTGTTCGTGCATTTGGATCCATCCATGGTGACAATTTTACATAAGGAAAAAGCTACACTACTCATGCTCAACCCAGCTTCTTCTATCACATATTATTACACTGGTTTAATTTCAAACATTGCGCATCAAAGTTGCAAAAATTGCTGACTTGACACTGTACTTTGCTTAAGCCTAAACAGTGATTCATGTAGCAAATTATGCAAATAGGAATTGCATTTGAAAGTAGGAATAGTTGGAAATTGCAGTTATATTATAACTGCTGATAGTTATAAATATAAGAGGACGTACAGAGTCTTAACTGTTCTGGTGTATAATGAAGCAATTACCTATTAAAATGAGAAACACATATATTGAATCCAAGAATTTTATCAGTCTACCATTGAGGGTTAATTGTTGGTGCTAACAACTCTTACTGTTTCTGCagatgtttccaaatgatagagAGTTCCGAAATGCTGCCATAGAAGCAGGGGAAGTTGTTTGGAAGAGTGGGTTAGTGAAGAAGGTAGGCCTTGCCGATGGTGCGGCAGGAAACGCTTATGCCTTCCTTTCCCTT is a genomic window of Populus alba chromosome 5, ASM523922v2, whole genome shotgun sequence containing:
- the LOC118031267 gene encoding lanC-like protein GCL1, producing the protein MSYVVGVASQENHEENNNERLDLTHRMDPTSTDMLLPHETLLRAAISLKNQVVEVTWERDGKTGTGIDPTVYTGLLGTAFTCMRSYEVTGDEQDLLLCSEIVDTCSVSARTSSRHITFLCGRGGLYALGAVAASYKGDRRRRDFFLNLFLEVAQERALPVGPEEGGFGMSYELMYGRAGFLWAALFINKHLGEGTLPCDLLMPVVDAVLAGGRAGASDNAACPLMYRWHGTRYWGAANGLAGILQVLLHFPLSIEDVEDVKATLRYMMSNRFPHSGNYPSSEGNPRDKLVQWSHGATGMAITLCKASEMFPNDREFRNAAIEAGEVVWKSGLVKKVGLADGAAGNAYAFLSLYRLTGESIYEERANAFASFLYHNASELVTIGDARGANHAFSLFQGLAGTACLWFDILKPESSRFPGYEL